A region from the Beduinella massiliensis genome encodes:
- the whiA gene encoding DNA-binding protein WhiA, producing MSFSSDTKDELARIEPESVCCMLAELAAIVSVSGTIGLMSAGRMRLTVESENAATARRVYTLFKRLFDVQPELTTLRHTRLGGRNTYRLTLHDDEAAFALEGCGILRRSEQGHIGIRRTIPKDIVSRKCCRRAFVRGAFLAGGSIANPEREYHLEFVVSDENFAASLMKFIGKYDLNVKVVHRKGSYVIYLKEGEQIVTLLSLIGAHAALCELENIRIQKDIRNNVNRMVNCDSANLQKTLDASTRQVEAIEYIRDHYGLENLPPLLCEVAKLRLDYREVSLQELGEMLDPPVGKSGVNHRLRRLYDFAQELRQKSEGGTPT from the coding sequence ATGTCATTTTCTTCAGATACAAAGGACGAGCTGGCCCGCATTGAGCCGGAGAGCGTATGCTGCATGCTCGCGGAGTTGGCGGCCATCGTCTCCGTCAGCGGCACCATCGGGCTCATGAGCGCGGGGCGCATGCGCCTTACGGTGGAAAGCGAAAACGCAGCGACAGCCCGGCGCGTCTACACGCTCTTCAAGCGCCTGTTCGACGTGCAGCCGGAGCTGACCACGCTGCGCCATACGCGCCTGGGCGGGCGCAACACCTATCGTCTGACGCTGCATGACGACGAGGCGGCCTTCGCGCTGGAGGGCTGTGGTATCCTCAGGCGCAGCGAGCAGGGGCACATCGGCATCAGGCGCACGATTCCCAAGGACATCGTCAGCCGCAAGTGCTGCCGCAGGGCGTTCGTGCGCGGCGCGTTCCTCGCGGGCGGGTCCATCGCCAACCCGGAGCGGGAATATCATCTGGAATTCGTGGTGTCGGACGAGAACTTTGCCGCCTCGCTCATGAAATTCATCGGTAAATACGATCTGAATGTGAAAGTCGTTCACCGAAAAGGCTCGTATGTGATATACTTAAAAGAAGGGGAGCAGATCGTGACGCTGCTGTCCCTCATCGGGGCGCACGCCGCGCTGTGCGAGCTGGAAAACATCCGCATTCAGAAGGACATCCGCAACAACGTCAATCGCATGGTCAACTGCGACAGCGCCAACCTGCAAAAGACGCTGGACGCCTCGACCCGGCAGGTGGAAGCGATCGAGTATATCCGCGACCATTACGGCCTTGAAAACCTGCCGCCGCTGCTGTGCGAGGTGGCGAAGCTGCGGCTCGACTACCGCGAGGTATCGCTTCAGGAACTGGGTGAAATGTTAGACCCGCCCGTGGGAAAGTCGGGCGTGAACCATCGCCTGCGCAGGCTGTACGACTTTGCGCAGGAATTAAGGCAAAAGAGCGAAGGAGGAACCCCAACATGA
- a CDS encoding ABC transporter permease, whose product MKKKRKIFSPIYLTLVLLVMYLPILMVVIYSFNSGRTIGAWQGFTTAWYSRLLGNTLMGDALKNSLVLALWSMCLSGIIGTLGAIGMAKNHFHGQTVLETLSTLPMMIPEIILGMAYLAIFSGIGLSLGMPTLVITHTTFCVPYVYINVRSRLVGMDPAIEEAARDLGAGPWRVLRDITLPLIAPSVASGMLLALAMSLDDVVISFFVTGATTTTLPLKVYTGLRNGGTPEINALCTLLLGAVFLFVAIAQLWQARQRLKRKHEQNQPETRD is encoded by the coding sequence TTGAAAAAGAAGCGCAAGATCTTTTCCCCCATCTATCTGACGCTGGTGCTGCTGGTCATGTACCTGCCCATCCTGATGGTCGTCATCTACTCCTTCAACTCCGGGCGCACGATCGGCGCCTGGCAGGGCTTTACGACCGCCTGGTATTCCCGCCTTCTGGGCAACACCCTGATGGGCGACGCACTCAAGAACAGCCTCGTGCTGGCGCTGTGGTCGATGTGTCTGTCCGGTATCATCGGAACGTTGGGCGCCATCGGCATGGCGAAGAACCATTTTCACGGACAGACGGTGCTGGAGACGCTCTCCACCCTGCCGATGATGATTCCGGAAATCATCCTGGGCATGGCGTACCTGGCGATCTTCTCCGGCATCGGCCTGTCGCTGGGCATGCCTACGCTCGTCATCACGCATACGACGTTCTGCGTTCCCTACGTGTACATCAACGTGCGCAGCCGCTTGGTCGGCATGGATCCAGCCATCGAGGAGGCGGCGCGCGATCTGGGCGCAGGCCCCTGGCGCGTCCTTCGGGATATCACGCTGCCCCTTATCGCGCCCTCCGTCGCCTCCGGCATGCTGCTGGCGCTGGCGATGTCGCTGGACGACGTGGTCATCTCCTTCTTCGTGACGGGCGCGACCACGACTACGCTGCCCCTCAAGGTCTACACGGGCCTGCGCAACGGCGGAACGCCCGAAATCAATGCCCTGTGCACGCTGCTGCTGGGCGCGGTGTTCCTGTTTGTCGCCATCGCGCAACTCTGGCAGGCGCGCCAGCGTCTAAAAAGAAAGCACGAACAAAATCAACCCGAGACCCGGGATTGA
- a CDS encoding ABC transporter permease subunit, with translation MAGAKTAGRHGTRLFLVPLTMVAVLFVAIPLCYVLVLSFMTRGDNSTVQSAFTMENYRRLLDPTYVRVFANSLLLSLWTTLISLLIGYPFGYCMARASAKWRTLLMLLVIVPFWTNALVRLFGWKILLQANGPINAFLKALGLIDKPLKMLGSYGSVLLAMVYCLIPFMILPCHSAVDKMDWACVEAARDLGAKPWYAFLTVTLPLTLPGISAGCVLVFVPSMGLFFVSDLMGGSLMLVGNLIRDQLLKSRDWPFGAALSVLLMAVTTLIFVSYRKSGGKDLGVF, from the coding sequence ATGGCCGGGGCTAAGACCGCGGGCAGGCACGGAACGCGGCTGTTCCTCGTGCCGCTGACGATGGTCGCCGTGCTCTTCGTGGCGATCCCGCTGTGTTACGTGCTGGTGCTCTCCTTCATGACGCGGGGCGACAATTCCACCGTGCAGTCCGCCTTTACGATGGAAAACTACCGCCGTCTGCTCGATCCGACCTACGTGCGGGTGTTCGCCAATTCGCTGCTGCTCTCCCTGTGGACCACGCTCATCTCCCTCCTCATCGGCTATCCCTTCGGCTACTGCATGGCGCGCGCGAGCGCCAAGTGGCGCACGCTGCTGATGCTGCTGGTGATCGTCCCCTTCTGGACGAACGCGCTGGTCCGCCTTTTTGGCTGGAAGATTCTGCTTCAGGCGAACGGCCCCATCAATGCCTTCCTCAAGGCGCTGGGACTGATCGACAAGCCGCTCAAAATGCTGGGCAGCTACGGTTCGGTGCTGCTGGCGATGGTCTACTGCCTCATTCCCTTCATGATCCTGCCCTGCCACAGCGCGGTGGACAAGATGGACTGGGCGTGCGTGGAGGCTGCGCGCGATCTGGGCGCGAAGCCCTGGTACGCCTTCCTCACGGTGACATTGCCCCTGACGCTGCCGGGCATCTCGGCGGGCTGTGTGCTGGTGTTCGTCCCCTCCATGGGGCTCTTCTTCGTCTCCGACCTGATGGGCGGCTCGCTCATGCTGGTGGGCAACCTCATCCGCGACCAGCTGCTGAAAAGCCGCGACTGGCCCTTCGGCGCGGCGCTGTCGGTGCTGCTGATGGCGGTGACGACGCTGATCTTCGTCTCCTACCGCAAATCCGGCGGCAAGGACCTGGGGGTGTTTTGA
- a CDS encoding HPr family phosphocarrier protein: MIRKEVSIQNAEGLQSKPAALLVQTACRYTSRILIEQGPKTINAKSMMGVLSLGVGPGDAILLRIDGEDEQSAMEAMSALIASGFKAQ, translated from the coding sequence ATGATTCGTAAAGAAGTGAGCATTCAGAACGCCGAGGGCCTCCAGTCCAAGCCCGCCGCGCTGCTGGTACAGACGGCATGCCGCTACACATCGCGCATTCTCATCGAGCAGGGCCCCAAGACCATCAACGCGAAATCCATGATGGGCGTGCTTTCGCTGGGCGTGGGCCCCGGCGACGCCATCCTGCTGCGTATCGACGGCGAGGACGAACAGAGCGCGATGGAAGCGATGTCAGCGCTGATCGCCTCCGGTTTTAAGGCCCAGTGA
- the murB gene encoding UDP-N-acetylmuramate dehydrogenase, which yields MNGIYEALAPLIPKQRLIPDAPMRDYTTFCVGGPADLLVDAASSAEIRAVLSACRERSERLTVIGNGSNLLVRDGGIRGVVLRIADSMAAIRVEGTRMTLEAGATLSALSQAAARAGLSGAVFCCGIPGTLGGAAVMNAGAYGGEMAQIVSCVSALDGEGNAVRLCGEQLKYGYRTSALMERGLIVTEVTVQLSPGDREELLSQMTELNRRRREKQPLTVPSAGSTFKRPKNGYASQMIDEAGLRGVRVGGAQVSEKHTGFVVNAGGATARDVLALMAYVQDTVEARFGVRLEPEVRILGEE from the coding sequence ATGAACGGCATTTACGAGGCGCTTGCGCCCCTTATACCAAAGCAGCGGCTGATTCCCGACGCGCCCATGCGCGATTATACGACGTTTTGCGTGGGTGGACCGGCTGACCTGCTGGTGGACGCGGCCTCTTCGGCGGAGATTCGTGCGGTGCTTTCGGCCTGCCGGGAGCGGAGCGAGCGCCTGACCGTCATCGGCAACGGATCCAACCTGCTGGTGCGGGACGGCGGCATCCGCGGCGTGGTGCTGCGCATCGCGGACAGCATGGCGGCGATTCGGGTGGAGGGCACGCGGATGACCCTCGAGGCGGGGGCTACCTTGTCCGCGCTGTCGCAGGCGGCGGCGAGGGCGGGGCTGTCGGGCGCGGTGTTCTGCTGCGGCATCCCGGGCACGCTGGGCGGCGCGGCGGTGATGAACGCGGGCGCGTATGGCGGCGAGATGGCGCAGATCGTCTCCTGCGTGAGCGCGCTGGACGGGGAGGGAAACGCCGTACGCCTGTGCGGAGAGCAGCTCAAGTACGGCTATCGCACGAGCGCGCTCATGGAGCGTGGGCTGATCGTGACGGAGGTGACGGTGCAGCTTTCCCCGGGCGACCGCGAAGAACTCCTTTCGCAGATGACGGAGCTCAACCGCCGGCGGCGCGAAAAGCAGCCGCTGACCGTGCCCAGCGCGGGCTCTACCTTTAAACGGCCGAAAAACGGCTATGCCTCGCAGATGATCGACGAGGCGGGCCTTCGCGGCGTGCGTGTCGGCGGCGCGCAGGTTTCTGAAAAACATACGGGCTTTGTGGTCAATGCGGGCGGGGCCACGGCGAGGGACGTCCTTGCGCTGATGGCTTACGTTCAGGATACGGTGGAGGCGCGGTTCGGCGTGCGCCTGGAGCCGGAGGTTCGGATTTTAGGCGAGGAGTAA
- the rapZ gene encoding RNase adapter RapZ — protein MRYMIVTGLSGAGKTGMLRHLEDSGFLCVDNLPPMMIPKFLELCTASSTQVKAVAMAVDIRGGAFFDARAVCRIIEEAREAGYPVETLFLEAADDALITRYKETRRDHPLAGPDVSLTEAILRERELLQPLREVATYVLDTSGLRPRQAAARADKMIFEVGTDGPRMLIEILSFGFKRGIPRESDLVWDVRFLPNPFYIPDICMYTGLEAPVRDFVLQSPVTQEFLTRVEGLLDYLLPHYREEGKHRLMIAIGCTGGAHRSVAIAEALGAYLRGQGLAVDVNHRDIELEKLLWQTK, from the coding sequence ATGAGATATATGATCGTGACGGGGCTTTCGGGCGCGGGTAAGACGGGCATGCTGCGCCATCTGGAGGACAGCGGCTTTCTTTGCGTGGACAACCTGCCGCCGATGATGATCCCCAAGTTCCTGGAGCTGTGCACGGCTTCCTCTACGCAGGTGAAGGCGGTCGCCATGGCGGTGGACATTCGCGGCGGCGCGTTTTTCGATGCGCGCGCGGTCTGCCGCATCATCGAAGAGGCGAGGGAAGCGGGCTATCCCGTGGAGACGCTCTTTTTGGAGGCAGCGGACGACGCGCTCATCACGCGCTACAAGGAGACGCGCCGCGATCACCCGCTGGCCGGACCCGACGTGTCGCTGACCGAGGCGATCCTGCGCGAGCGCGAGCTCCTTCAGCCTCTGCGCGAGGTCGCGACCTACGTGCTGGACACCTCTGGCCTGCGTCCGCGGCAGGCGGCGGCGCGCGCGGACAAGATGATCTTCGAGGTCGGCACCGATGGACCGCGAATGCTGATCGAGATCCTCTCCTTCGGATTTAAGCGGGGCATACCGAGAGAGAGCGACCTGGTATGGGACGTGCGTTTTCTGCCCAACCCGTTTTACATCCCGGACATCTGCATGTACACGGGGCTGGAGGCGCCCGTGCGCGATTTCGTGCTCCAGAGCCCTGTGACGCAGGAATTCCTGACGCGCGTGGAGGGACTGCTGGACTACCTGCTGCCCCACTACCGCGAGGAGGGCAAGCATCGGCTGATGATCGCGATCGGCTGCACGGGCGGCGCGCACCGTTCCGTCGCTATCGCGGAGGCGCTGGGCGCGTACCTGCGTGGGCAAGGGCTCGCGGTGGACGTGAACCACCGGGATATCGAGCTGGAAAAGCTGCTCTGGCAGACGAAGTAA
- the proS gene encoding proline--tRNA ligase, with protein MAKKNDQEFVKHITPRSENFSQWYTDVVLQADLMDYTPVRGCMAIKPYGYGIWELIQKELDARFKATGHENVSMPMLIPESLLLKEADHVEGFAPEVAWVTQGGTEPLQERMAVRPTSETIFCTMYSKWVQSWRDLPLKYNQWCSVMRWEKTTRPFLRTAEFLWQEGHTVHATAEEAQEETMQMLRVYHEFCENVLAVPVYSGQKSEKEKFAGARATYSVEAMMQDGKALQSGTSHNFGTNFAEPFDITYLSKDGKLEYCHETSWGVSTRLIGAIIMTHGDERGLKLPPRVAPVQVVILPIAAHKGGVMEKCQEIRDELAAAGIRVKLDDRDNVSAGWKFNEWELKGVPVRLEVGPRDIEAGQVLSVRRDTFEKKPLALSGLAGEVGALLEDVHQNMFEIARAFRDEHTKVVQDMDELTAQVNGGYAKAMWCGEQACEDKIKELTGATSRNMPFDQTPVGGTCVCCGKKAEKVMYFAKAY; from the coding sequence ATGGCCAAGAAGAACGATCAGGAGTTTGTCAAGCACATCACCCCCCGAAGCGAGAACTTTTCGCAGTGGTACACCGACGTCGTGCTGCAGGCCGACCTCATGGATTACACGCCCGTGCGCGGCTGTATGGCGATCAAGCCCTACGGCTACGGCATCTGGGAGCTCATTCAGAAGGAGCTGGACGCGCGGTTTAAGGCCACGGGGCACGAAAACGTCTCCATGCCCATGCTGATCCCCGAGAGCCTGCTGCTCAAGGAGGCAGACCACGTGGAGGGATTCGCGCCCGAGGTGGCATGGGTCACACAGGGCGGCACCGAGCCCCTGCAGGAGCGCATGGCTGTGCGCCCCACGAGCGAGACGATCTTCTGCACGATGTACTCCAAGTGGGTGCAGTCCTGGCGCGACCTGCCGCTCAAGTACAACCAGTGGTGCTCGGTCATGCGCTGGGAGAAGACAACGCGCCCTTTCCTGCGCACCGCGGAATTCCTGTGGCAGGAGGGCCATACCGTGCACGCCACGGCCGAGGAGGCGCAGGAGGAGACGATGCAGATGCTGCGCGTCTATCACGAATTCTGCGAAAACGTGCTGGCCGTGCCCGTCTATTCCGGCCAGAAGAGCGAAAAGGAAAAGTTCGCGGGCGCGCGCGCGACCTACAGCGTGGAAGCCATGATGCAGGACGGCAAGGCCTTGCAGAGCGGCACCAGCCACAATTTCGGCACCAACTTTGCGGAGCCCTTTGACATCACGTACCTGTCCAAGGACGGCAAGCTGGAATACTGCCACGAGACGAGCTGGGGCGTGTCCACTCGCTTAATCGGCGCGATCATCATGACGCACGGCGACGAACGCGGGCTCAAGCTGCCCCCCAGGGTCGCTCCTGTTCAGGTCGTCATCCTGCCCATCGCCGCGCACAAGGGCGGCGTGATGGAGAAGTGCCAGGAGATTCGGGATGAGCTCGCGGCCGCGGGAATCCGTGTGAAGCTGGACGACCGCGACAACGTCTCCGCGGGCTGGAAGTTCAACGAATGGGAGCTCAAGGGCGTGCCCGTGCGTCTGGAGGTCGGCCCCCGCGACATCGAGGCGGGCCAGGTGCTCTCCGTCCGGCGTGATACGTTCGAGAAGAAGCCCCTCGCGCTGAGCGGCCTTGCGGGCGAGGTGGGCGCGCTGCTGGAGGACGTGCATCAGAACATGTTCGAGATTGCCCGCGCCTTCCGCGACGAGCACACGAAGGTCGTGCAGGACATGGACGAACTGACCGCGCAGGTGAACGGCGGCTACGCAAAGGCCATGTGGTGCGGCGAGCAGGCCTGCGAGGACAAGATCAAGGAGCTCACCGGCGCGACGAGCCGCAACATGCCTTTTGACCAGACGCCCGTGGGCGGCACCTGCGTCTGCTGCGGCAAGAAGGCCGAAAAGGTCATGTACTTTGCAAAGGCCTACTGA
- a CDS encoding pentapeptide repeat-containing protein, giving the protein MEELDAQTLALLAEGEDVQDVRFVGVMFEGLTGTRAEFRACIFERCTFLACEGVRFGFMDAAFLRCELSGADFSGGAFQRVLFEDCRCLGVRLQESLLMHAALSRCQMQYANLAMGRFKFADFEDCKLSQACMAESEMKNVRFVRCELTGAEFVGTKLKGMDLRTNEISGIVLGGRDELMGATVSPLQACDLARLLGVTIRSEDEPV; this is encoded by the coding sequence TTGGAGGAGCTGGACGCGCAGACGCTCGCCCTGCTCGCAGAGGGGGAGGACGTTCAGGACGTCCGCTTCGTGGGCGTGATGTTTGAGGGCCTGACGGGGACGCGGGCGGAATTTCGCGCCTGCATCTTTGAGCGCTGCACGTTTCTTGCCTGCGAAGGGGTGCGCTTTGGCTTCATGGACGCGGCGTTCCTCCGCTGCGAGCTGTCGGGCGCGGACTTTTCAGGCGGCGCGTTTCAGCGCGTGCTCTTTGAGGACTGCCGCTGTCTGGGCGTGCGGCTACAGGAGAGCCTGCTGATGCACGCGGCGCTAAGCCGCTGCCAGATGCAGTACGCGAACCTCGCGATGGGAAGGTTTAAATTCGCAGACTTCGAGGATTGCAAGCTGTCGCAGGCCTGCATGGCGGAGTCGGAGATGAAAAATGTGCGGTTCGTGCGCTGCGAACTTACGGGAGCGGAATTTGTCGGTACAAAGTTGAAGGGCATGGATCTTCGGACGAACGAGATCTCCGGCATCGTGCTGGGCGGCCGGGACGAGCTGATGGGGGCGACGGTTTCGCCGTTGCAGGCGTGCGACCTGGCGCGGCTGCTGGGGGTTACGATCCGGTCGGAAGACGAGCCGGTTTAG
- a CDS encoding polyamine ABC transporter ATP-binding protein, whose amino-acid sequence MEEVILSLKGIEKSFGEGDVLAGIDLDVYKGEFVTLLGSSGCGKTTTLRIIAGLETPDSGAIILNGQDVTALAPEQRNVNTVFQNYALFPHMNVEKNVAYGLRVRGVSKAETQDRVRQMLRLVQMEGFAKRMPAQLSGGQRQRIAIARALCCNPALLLLDEPLGALDLQLRRQMQVELKRLQERLGITFIYITHDQEEALGMSDRIAVMQGGRFEQLGTPEDIFERPATRYVAQFIGQSTILEADVESVEGGMAQLTCPDGRVRVSLTRGQLRPGEAATLCIRNERMHLSVKPVEGFSLVGTVNLNRYTGGALVTHVTLPSGLDVAATGSGRMEEAPAVGSRAYLYWDAAQASVVGGASHGRG is encoded by the coding sequence ATGGAGGAAGTCATCCTGTCCCTGAAGGGAATCGAAAAATCGTTCGGAGAGGGCGACGTGCTCGCCGGCATCGATCTTGACGTCTATAAAGGCGAGTTCGTCACGCTGCTGGGCTCTTCCGGCTGCGGAAAGACGACGACGCTGCGCATCATCGCGGGCCTTGAAACGCCGGATTCGGGCGCCATCATCTTAAACGGCCAGGACGTCACGGCGCTTGCCCCGGAACAGCGGAATGTCAATACCGTCTTTCAGAACTACGCGCTCTTTCCGCACATGAACGTGGAGAAGAACGTCGCCTATGGCCTCAGAGTCCGAGGCGTCTCCAAGGCCGAAACGCAGGATCGCGTCCGGCAGATGCTGCGCCTGGTGCAGATGGAGGGTTTCGCCAAGCGCATGCCCGCACAGCTCTCCGGCGGCCAGCGTCAGCGCATCGCCATCGCGCGCGCTCTCTGCTGCAACCCGGCGCTGCTGCTATTGGACGAACCGTTGGGCGCGCTGGACCTGCAGCTGCGCCGCCAGATGCAGGTGGAGCTCAAGCGCCTGCAGGAGCGTCTGGGCATCACGTTCATTTACATCACCCACGACCAGGAAGAAGCGCTGGGGATGTCGGACCGCATCGCGGTCATGCAAGGCGGTCGCTTTGAACAGCTGGGCACGCCGGAGGACATCTTCGAGCGCCCGGCAACCCGCTACGTGGCGCAGTTCATCGGCCAAAGCACGATCCTGGAGGCGGACGTCGAATCCGTCGAGGGCGGCATGGCGCAGCTAACCTGTCCCGACGGCCGGGTGCGCGTCTCGCTCACGCGCGGACAGCTCCGTCCGGGCGAAGCGGCGACGCTGTGCATCCGCAACGAGCGCATGCACCTGAGCGTCAAGCCGGTCGAGGGTTTTTCCCTTGTGGGCACCGTCAACCTCAACCGCTATACGGGCGGCGCGCTGGTGACGCACGTGACGCTTCCCTCGGGGCTCGACGTCGCGGCGACGGGCTCCGGGCGCATGGAAGAAGCGCCTGCCGTCGGTTCGCGCGCCTACCTGTACTGGGATGCGGCGCAGGCGAGCGTGGTAGGAGGTGCGTCTCATGGCCGGGGCTAA